The following proteins are encoded in a genomic region of Coffea eugenioides isolate CCC68of chromosome 6, Ceug_1.0, whole genome shotgun sequence:
- the LOC113775085 gene encoding hexose carrier protein HEX6-like, translating into MAVGLAITSDGGNYNGRMTPFVVLSCMMAAMGGVIFGYDIGISGGVTSMEPFLKKFFPDVYTKMKEDTKTSNYCKFDSQLLTLFTSSLYLAGLVASFCASSLTRAFGRKASILTGGAAFLSGAALGGAAYNVYMIIFGRILLGIGVGFANQAVPLYLSEMAPAKFRGAINNSFQLSIGIGALIANLINYGTEKIKDGRGWRISLALAAVPAFILTLGALFLPETPNSILQHSNNHEKAKRILQRVRGTEDVQAEFDDLIKAGEISKTIKHPFKNIIQRRYRPQLVMSVAIPFFQQVTGINVIAFYAPILFRTIGLKESASLLSAAVTGSVGICTTFISMLVVDKVGRRFLLINGGICMFVMQILVGGVMAAKLGDHGGLSKGHAFLVLVLICLYVAGFGLSWGPLGWLIPSEIFPLEIRSAGQSINVAVNFLFTFIVGQTFLSMLCHFKCGLFFFFGGWVALMTAFVYLLLPETKNVPIEQMERVWRKHWFWNKIVEVDNEVINKTEA; encoded by the exons ATGGCTGTGGGGTTGGCAATTACAAGTGATGGAGGAAACTACAATGGCAGGATGACACCGTTCGTGGTCTTGTCTTGCATGATGGCTGCCATGGGAGGAGTCATATTTGGCTATGATATTGGAATTTCAG GCGGGGTGACCTCTATGGAGCCATTTCTAAAGAAATTCTTCCCAGATGTCTACACTAAAATGAAAGAGGACACCAAAACAAGCAACTATTGTAAATTCGACAGCCAACTCTTGACGTTATTCACCTCTTCACTCTATCTAGCTGGCCTCGTTGCTTCATTCTGTGCTTCATCACTCACTCGAGCTTTTGGGCGCAAGGCATCGATCCTTACTGGAGGAGCTGCTTTCCTTTCTGGAGCAGCTCTTGGTGGCGCTGCATACAATGTGTACATGATTATATTTGGAAGAATTTTGCTTGGAATAGGTGTTGGTTTTGCAAACCAG GCTGTTCCACTATACCTGTCAGAAATGGCGCCAGCCAAATTCAGGGGAGCAATCAACAACAGCTTTCAACTAAGCATCGGCATTGGAGCCTTAATAGCCAATTTGATTAACTATGGCACTGAAAAGATAAAAGATGGACGGGGATGGCGAATCTCGCTTGCTCTGGCTGCGGTCCCAGCATTTATTCTGACTCTAGGTGCCCTTTTTCTTCCAGAAACTCCGAATAGTATACTTCAGCACAGCAACAATCATGAAAAGGCCAAGAGGATACTGCAAAGAGTCAGAGGCACCGAAGATGTCCAAGCAGAATTTGATGATCTTATAAAAGCTGGTGAGATTTCTAAAACCATTAAGCATCCTTTCAAAAACATCATTCAGAGGAGATACAGGCCTCAACTTGTCATGTCAGTAGCGATACCATTCTTCCAGCAAGTGACGGGGATTAATGTGATCGCTTTCTACGCTCCAATACTTTTTCGCACAATTGGCTTGAAAGAAAGTGCATCACTCTTGTCCGCTGCAGTGACTGGATCTGTAGGTATTTGCACCACCTTCATATCAATGTTGGTCGTTGACAAAGTTGGCCGAAGGTTTCTGCTGATAAACGGTGGCATTTGTATGTTTGTCATGCAAATTTTAGTGGGGGGAGTTATGGCGGCAAAGCTGGGGGATCATGGTGGATTGAGCAAAGGGCATGCCTTTCTAGTTTTGGTGTTGATCTGCTTATATGTTGCTGGATTTGGATTGTCATGGGGTCCGTTAGGATGGTTAATTCCCAGTGAAATTTTTCCTCTTGAGATACGATCAGCTGGACAAAGTATCAATGTTGCAGTCAACTTTTTGTTCACTTTCATTGTTGGACAAACTTTTCTATCAATGCTTTGCCATTTCAAGTGTgggcttttcttcttctttggagGCTGGGTTGCGCTCATGACCGCATTTGTTTACCTCTTATTGCCAGAAACCAAGAATGTGCCGATCGAGCAGATGGAAAGAGTTTGGAGGAAACACTGGTTTTGGAACAAAATAGTAGAAGTAGACAACGAAGTGATCAACAAGACTGAGGCCTAA